A region of the Roseobacter denitrificans OCh 114 genome:
TCGAGGATTTCACGCTCCTTGCGCGACAGGGTTTCGATCGGATCGGTCTTGATCTCGCGGATGTCCAGATACGGGAACACCATCTTGCCATCTGCCACATCAAGACAGGTTTGCACGATCGATTCTGTCGGCGCAGAACGTGCGACGCAGGCCGCCGCGCCCGAGGCCATCGCCCGGCGCGGAACGCCCGGGTCGCCGTCATTGCCGTAGGCCACGATGCGCGGCGCGTTCTCTTGTTCGCGCAGCACTTCCATGAGTTTTTCGCCGCCCAGAGCCGGGATGTTCCAATCCAGCACGCAGACATCGACGGGGACACGCATGACCATTCCCAGAAAACCCTCAGCCGTGGCACTTGTGGCCACAAGAGAGAATCGGGGGTCACGCTCGAACACTTCGGACAGCGCGGACAGAACCAGCGGGTTGCCGTCACCAAGCATGATCGAGACCTTTCCCCTTTTGTCATTCATCGTCGATTTTCTTTCTTAATTTCCAGCAC
Encoded here:
- a CDS encoding response regulator transcription factor, with product MNDKRGKVSIMLGDGNPLVLSALSEVFERDPRFSLVATSATAEGFLGMVMRVPVDVCVLDWNIPALGGEKLMEVLREQENAPRIVAYGNDGDPGVPRRAMASGAAACVARSAPTESIVQTCLDVADGKMVFPYLDIREIKTDPIETLSRKEREILDALAEGLTNKQLSARLEISTNTVKFHLSNIFDKLSVRNRTQAIAHYYASKARRPT